A single genomic interval of Penaeus vannamei isolate JL-2024 chromosome 21, ASM4276789v1, whole genome shotgun sequence harbors:
- the LOC113830601 gene encoding BAG domain-containing protein Samui isoform X2, producing the protein MWPSHIAKPLQRAPVKRSAEDGEDLARRCMGDLRGRHGMFRMPDWMSEDDDMSDLAHRMSHAPHFATMGRRGGPWRERRSSGGSAMSATSEDDSCDAAATDKSSQCSGGSTEGPATSHEIPIRLEAPAPPSASRQQQQQVENEPVAPLRTSHARNAPQYPVRTTSAVDASDHSRDVPRSTRCASAPPEMAEQPLQPQASQASPQQQRFVSKISITPQAPQGPGTPPAKPASPLPAKFNTIPKPFVPANKTQTQTAPQEQQQQPFEEQQQHGHMASPQMQYQQPPQPQQQVPSQTTPQYQQQYQQQQPQFHQQYHQQQPQYQQQYHQQQPQYQQQYHQTPLQQQQQSPRQSGQRPSVVRNIPIFVEGRDGPLVNEESGTPPKPAPQWGQQWQQPQPQQNQHPQPPLPQQQRQQFKQQNQPQQPQSQPIPQPVPMPMPQPHSQPQAQTPPQQQQQQQQQQQQAEPKPPQPAKDPRLSQIESVKASVDEYRAKVEAFSGSKKSREFLYLDEMLTRALLQLDNVDPDGRDDVRQARRAVIKDINAAISLLESKAAEPEQAQKEKTPTPVATHEAAAEPKVDSEATEENRTTEEEKAAEQKTEENVGATAKTEVPPAEDTEKEAEEARAEATGAREAAAAASNDNKTETEEKSST; encoded by the exons ATGTGGCCGTCGCACATCGCCAAGCCGCTCCAGCGAGCCCCCGTCAAGAGATCG GCGGAGGACGGCGAGGACCTGGCCCGCCGCTGCATGGGCGACCTGCGCGGACGCCACGGCATGTTCCGCATGCCCGACTGGATGTCGGAGGACGACGACATGAGCGACCTAGCACACCGCATGTCGCACGCGCCACACTTCGCCACCATGGGCCGTCGAGGTGGCCCCTGGCGGGAGCGCCGAAGCTCGGGGGGCTCGGCCATGAGCGCCACCTCCGAGGACGACTCCTGCGACGCCGCGGCCACAGACAAGTCCTCGCAGTGCTCCGGCGGCTCCACAGAAGGCCCTGCGACCTCACACGAAATCCCCATTCGTCTGGAGGCTCCGGCCCCGCCCTCTGCGTCtcgacagcagcagcagcaggtagAGAACGAGCCGGTGGCGCCGCTGCGAACGAGCCACGCCAGAAACGCCCCTCAGTACCCAGTCAGAACCACGTCCGCCGTCGACGCCTCCGACCATTCGAGGGATGTCCCGCGGAGCACGCGGTGTGCGTCCGCGCCCCCCGAGATGGCTGAACAGCCCCTGCAGCCGCAGGCAAGCCAGGCGTCGCCGCAGCAGCAGCGGTTCGTGTCAAAGATCAGCATCACGCCCCAGGCTCCCCAGGGCCCCGGCACCCCGCCGGCGAAGCCCGCGTCGCCGCTCCCCGCCAAGTTCAACACGATTCCCAAGCCATTCGTCCCAGCGAACAAAACGCAGACACAGACGGCCCCgcaagagcagcagcagcagccgttcgaggaacagcagcagcacGGTCACATGGCGAGTCCTCAGATGCAGTACCAGCAGCCTCCGCAGCCCCAGCAGCAAGTGCCTTCACAGACAACACCTCAGTATCAACAGCAGTACCAGCAACAGCAGCCGCAGTTCCATCAGCAGTACCACCAGCAACAGCCACAGTACCAGCAGCAGTACCACCAGCAACAGCCACAGTACCAGCAGCAGTACCACCAGACGCCcctccagcagcagcagcagtcccCGCGACAGTCTGGCCAAAGGCCGAGCGTCGTACGCAACATCCCCATTTTTGTCGAGGGTCGTGACGGCCCTCTCGTCAACGAGGAGAGCGGCACCCCGCCCAAGCCAGCTCCTCAATGGGGACAGCAGTGGCAGCAGCCGCAGCCGCAGCAAAATCAGCATCCTCAGCCGCCACTACCGCAGCAACAGCGGCAACAGTTCAAACAACAGAACCAGCCTCAGCAGCCTCAGTCGCAGCCAATACCTCAGCCTGTGCCCATGCCCATGCCCCAGCCTCACTCCCAGCCACAGGCCCAGACCCcccctcagcagcagcagcagcagcagcagcagcagcagcaagccgAGCCCAAGCCGCCGCAGCCCGCGAAGGACCCGCGCTTGTCCCAGATCGAGTCCGTGAAGGCGTCCGTGGACGAGTACCGCGCTAAGGTCGAGGCCTTTTCGGGCTCGAAGAAAAGCCGGGAGTTCCTGTACCTCGACGAAATGCTCACCCGCGCCCTCCTTCAGCTCGACAACGTGGACCCCGACGGGCGCGACGACGTGCGACAGGCTCGTCGCGCCGTCATTAAGGACATCAACGCCGCGATCTCACTCCTGGAGTCCAAGGCAGCCGAGCCGGAGCAGGCGCAGAAGGAGAAGACGCCCACGCCAGTGGCCACGCACGAGGCTGCGGCTGAGCCCAAGGTTGACTCGGAGGCAACAGAAGAGAATCGGACaacagaggaggaaaaggcagCCGAACAGAAGACTGAAGAAAACGTAGGGGCAACTGCAAAGACAGAGGTTCCCCCGGCGGAGGACACggaaaaagaggcagaggaggcgaggGCGGAGGCTACGGGAGCccgggaggcggcggcggctgcCTCCAACGACAACAAAACAGAGACTGAGGAGAAAAGTTCCACGTAG
- the LOC113830601 gene encoding BAG domain-containing protein Samui isoform X3, producing the protein MGDLRGRHGMFRMPDWMSEDDDMSDLAHRMSHAPHFATMGRRGGPWRERRSSGGSAMSATSEDDSCDAAATDKSSQCSGGSTEGPATSHEIPIRLEAPAPPSASRQQQQQVENEPVAPLRTSHARNAPQYPVRTTSAVDASDHSRDVPRSTRCASAPPEMAEQPLQPQASQASPQQQRFVSKISITPQAPQGPGTPPAKPASPLPAKFNTIPKPFVPANKTQTQTAPQEQQQQPFEEQQQHGHMASPQMQYQQPPQPQQQVPSQTTPQYQQQYQQQQPQFHQQYHQQQPQYQQQYHQQQPQYQQQYHQTPLQQQQQSPRQSGQRPSVVRNIPIFVEGRDGPLVNEESGTPPKPAPQWGQQWQQPQPQQNQHPQPPLPQQQRQQFKQQNQPQQPQSQPIPQPVPMPMPQPHSQPQAQTPPQQQQQQQQQQQQAEPKPPQPAKDPRLSQIESVKASVDEYRAKVEAFSGSKKSREFLYLDEMLTRALLQLDNVDPDGRDDVRQARRAVIKDINAAISLLESKAAEPEQAQKEKTPTPVATHEAAAEPKVDSEATEENRTTEEEKAAEQKTEENVGATAKTEVPPAEDTEKEAEEARAEATGAREAAAAASNDNKTETEEKSST; encoded by the coding sequence ATGGGCGACCTGCGCGGACGCCACGGCATGTTCCGCATGCCCGACTGGATGTCGGAGGACGACGACATGAGCGACCTAGCACACCGCATGTCGCACGCGCCACACTTCGCCACCATGGGCCGTCGAGGTGGCCCCTGGCGGGAGCGCCGAAGCTCGGGGGGCTCGGCCATGAGCGCCACCTCCGAGGACGACTCCTGCGACGCCGCGGCCACAGACAAGTCCTCGCAGTGCTCCGGCGGCTCCACAGAAGGCCCTGCGACCTCACACGAAATCCCCATTCGTCTGGAGGCTCCGGCCCCGCCCTCTGCGTCtcgacagcagcagcagcaggtagAGAACGAGCCGGTGGCGCCGCTGCGAACGAGCCACGCCAGAAACGCCCCTCAGTACCCAGTCAGAACCACGTCCGCCGTCGACGCCTCCGACCATTCGAGGGATGTCCCGCGGAGCACGCGGTGTGCGTCCGCGCCCCCCGAGATGGCTGAACAGCCCCTGCAGCCGCAGGCAAGCCAGGCGTCGCCGCAGCAGCAGCGGTTCGTGTCAAAGATCAGCATCACGCCCCAGGCTCCCCAGGGCCCCGGCACCCCGCCGGCGAAGCCCGCGTCGCCGCTCCCCGCCAAGTTCAACACGATTCCCAAGCCATTCGTCCCAGCGAACAAAACGCAGACACAGACGGCCCCgcaagagcagcagcagcagccgttcgaggaacagcagcagcacGGTCACATGGCGAGTCCTCAGATGCAGTACCAGCAGCCTCCGCAGCCCCAGCAGCAAGTGCCTTCACAGACAACACCTCAGTATCAACAGCAGTACCAGCAACAGCAGCCGCAGTTCCATCAGCAGTACCACCAGCAACAGCCACAGTACCAGCAGCAGTACCACCAGCAACAGCCACAGTACCAGCAGCAGTACCACCAGACGCCcctccagcagcagcagcagtcccCGCGACAGTCTGGCCAAAGGCCGAGCGTCGTACGCAACATCCCCATTTTTGTCGAGGGTCGTGACGGCCCTCTCGTCAACGAGGAGAGCGGCACCCCGCCCAAGCCAGCTCCTCAATGGGGACAGCAGTGGCAGCAGCCGCAGCCGCAGCAAAATCAGCATCCTCAGCCGCCACTACCGCAGCAACAGCGGCAACAGTTCAAACAACAGAACCAGCCTCAGCAGCCTCAGTCGCAGCCAATACCTCAGCCTGTGCCCATGCCCATGCCCCAGCCTCACTCCCAGCCACAGGCCCAGACCCcccctcagcagcagcagcagcagcagcagcagcagcagcaagccgAGCCCAAGCCGCCGCAGCCCGCGAAGGACCCGCGCTTGTCCCAGATCGAGTCCGTGAAGGCGTCCGTGGACGAGTACCGCGCTAAGGTCGAGGCCTTTTCGGGCTCGAAGAAAAGCCGGGAGTTCCTGTACCTCGACGAAATGCTCACCCGCGCCCTCCTTCAGCTCGACAACGTGGACCCCGACGGGCGCGACGACGTGCGACAGGCTCGTCGCGCCGTCATTAAGGACATCAACGCCGCGATCTCACTCCTGGAGTCCAAGGCAGCCGAGCCGGAGCAGGCGCAGAAGGAGAAGACGCCCACGCCAGTGGCCACGCACGAGGCTGCGGCTGAGCCCAAGGTTGACTCGGAGGCAACAGAAGAGAATCGGACaacagaggaggaaaaggcagCCGAACAGAAGACTGAAGAAAACGTAGGGGCAACTGCAAAGACAGAGGTTCCCCCGGCGGAGGACACggaaaaagaggcagaggaggcgaggGCGGAGGCTACGGGAGCccgggaggcggcggcggctgcCTCCAACGACAACAAAACAGAGACTGAGGAGAAAAGTTCCACGTAG
- the LOC113830601 gene encoding BAG family molecular chaperone regulator 3 isoform X1, whose amino-acid sequence MSYFSGSRSGAKPSRTSGFGEALPNFGDVRSKLYNKPDLSERFRNFSPSAKKSAEEILKDLKEQLRGEGDMFFSHSPPDWSFNPKASMFSKAEDGEDLARRCMGDLRGRHGMFRMPDWMSEDDDMSDLAHRMSHAPHFATMGRRGGPWRERRSSGGSAMSATSEDDSCDAAATDKSSQCSGGSTEGPATSHEIPIRLEAPAPPSASRQQQQQVENEPVAPLRTSHARNAPQYPVRTTSAVDASDHSRDVPRSTRCASAPPEMAEQPLQPQASQASPQQQRFVSKISITPQAPQGPGTPPAKPASPLPAKFNTIPKPFVPANKTQTQTAPQEQQQQPFEEQQQHGHMASPQMQYQQPPQPQQQVPSQTTPQYQQQYQQQQPQFHQQYHQQQPQYQQQYHQQQPQYQQQYHQTPLQQQQQSPRQSGQRPSVVRNIPIFVEGRDGPLVNEESGTPPKPAPQWGQQWQQPQPQQNQHPQPPLPQQQRQQFKQQNQPQQPQSQPIPQPVPMPMPQPHSQPQAQTPPQQQQQQQQQQQQAEPKPPQPAKDPRLSQIESVKASVDEYRAKVEAFSGSKKSREFLYLDEMLTRALLQLDNVDPDGRDDVRQARRAVIKDINAAISLLESKAAEPEQAQKEKTPTPVATHEAAAEPKVDSEATEENRTTEEEKAAEQKTEENVGATAKTEVPPAEDTEKEAEEARAEATGAREAAAAASNDNKTETEEKSST is encoded by the exons ATGTCATACTTCAGCGGTTCACGGAGCGGAGCTAAACCCAGTCGGACTTCGGGCTTTGGCGAAGCCTTGCCAAATTTTGGTGACGTGCGATCGAAACTATATAATAAACCTGACTTGAGTGAAAGATTTAGAAACTTTTCTCCCAGTGCGAAAAAATCAGCAGAAGAAATTCTGAAAGATCTCAAAGAACAATTGAGAGGCGAAGGAGATATGTTTTTCAGTCATTCGCCACCTGACTGGAGTTTTAACCCAAAGGCATCAATGTTTTCAAAG GCGGAGGACGGCGAGGACCTGGCCCGCCGCTGCATGGGCGACCTGCGCGGACGCCACGGCATGTTCCGCATGCCCGACTGGATGTCGGAGGACGACGACATGAGCGACCTAGCACACCGCATGTCGCACGCGCCACACTTCGCCACCATGGGCCGTCGAGGTGGCCCCTGGCGGGAGCGCCGAAGCTCGGGGGGCTCGGCCATGAGCGCCACCTCCGAGGACGACTCCTGCGACGCCGCGGCCACAGACAAGTCCTCGCAGTGCTCCGGCGGCTCCACAGAAGGCCCTGCGACCTCACACGAAATCCCCATTCGTCTGGAGGCTCCGGCCCCGCCCTCTGCGTCtcgacagcagcagcagcaggtagAGAACGAGCCGGTGGCGCCGCTGCGAACGAGCCACGCCAGAAACGCCCCTCAGTACCCAGTCAGAACCACGTCCGCCGTCGACGCCTCCGACCATTCGAGGGATGTCCCGCGGAGCACGCGGTGTGCGTCCGCGCCCCCCGAGATGGCTGAACAGCCCCTGCAGCCGCAGGCAAGCCAGGCGTCGCCGCAGCAGCAGCGGTTCGTGTCAAAGATCAGCATCACGCCCCAGGCTCCCCAGGGCCCCGGCACCCCGCCGGCGAAGCCCGCGTCGCCGCTCCCCGCCAAGTTCAACACGATTCCCAAGCCATTCGTCCCAGCGAACAAAACGCAGACACAGACGGCCCCgcaagagcagcagcagcagccgttcgaggaacagcagcagcacGGTCACATGGCGAGTCCTCAGATGCAGTACCAGCAGCCTCCGCAGCCCCAGCAGCAAGTGCCTTCACAGACAACACCTCAGTATCAACAGCAGTACCAGCAACAGCAGCCGCAGTTCCATCAGCAGTACCACCAGCAACAGCCACAGTACCAGCAGCAGTACCACCAGCAACAGCCACAGTACCAGCAGCAGTACCACCAGACGCCcctccagcagcagcagcagtcccCGCGACAGTCTGGCCAAAGGCCGAGCGTCGTACGCAACATCCCCATTTTTGTCGAGGGTCGTGACGGCCCTCTCGTCAACGAGGAGAGCGGCACCCCGCCCAAGCCAGCTCCTCAATGGGGACAGCAGTGGCAGCAGCCGCAGCCGCAGCAAAATCAGCATCCTCAGCCGCCACTACCGCAGCAACAGCGGCAACAGTTCAAACAACAGAACCAGCCTCAGCAGCCTCAGTCGCAGCCAATACCTCAGCCTGTGCCCATGCCCATGCCCCAGCCTCACTCCCAGCCACAGGCCCAGACCCcccctcagcagcagcagcagcagcagcagcagcagcagcaagccgAGCCCAAGCCGCCGCAGCCCGCGAAGGACCCGCGCTTGTCCCAGATCGAGTCCGTGAAGGCGTCCGTGGACGAGTACCGCGCTAAGGTCGAGGCCTTTTCGGGCTCGAAGAAAAGCCGGGAGTTCCTGTACCTCGACGAAATGCTCACCCGCGCCCTCCTTCAGCTCGACAACGTGGACCCCGACGGGCGCGACGACGTGCGACAGGCTCGTCGCGCCGTCATTAAGGACATCAACGCCGCGATCTCACTCCTGGAGTCCAAGGCAGCCGAGCCGGAGCAGGCGCAGAAGGAGAAGACGCCCACGCCAGTGGCCACGCACGAGGCTGCGGCTGAGCCCAAGGTTGACTCGGAGGCAACAGAAGAGAATCGGACaacagaggaggaaaaggcagCCGAACAGAAGACTGAAGAAAACGTAGGGGCAACTGCAAAGACAGAGGTTCCCCCGGCGGAGGACACggaaaaagaggcagaggaggcgaggGCGGAGGCTACGGGAGCccgggaggcggcggcggctgcCTCCAACGACAACAAAACAGAGACTGAGGAGAAAAGTTCCACGTAG